The Chitinophagales bacterium genomic sequence CATACCAGTGATACTACTGGCCAATAGTGCTGCAATGCTTTGAAAGGCTGTATATGTTCCTATAGCCGTAGCTGTATCCTGTTTATCCGCTATGTTTGTTATCCACGCTTTGGCTACACCTTCGGTTGCCGCTGCATATATACCATATAGCAGGAATGCAAGCATGTAGAAATAAAAAGACAACGAACCCGACATGATAAAGTAAACTATAACAAATAGCACCAGTCCGAAAATGAATATATTCTTCAACCCTAATTTGTCAGCCAAAACACCTACAGGGTATGAGAACAGTGCGTATATAAGATTGTAAAAAACATAAACACTGATCACTGTTGTATCATTCAGACCTGCATCTTTCGCACGAAGCAACAGGAACACATCTGAGCTGTTGACAAGTGCGAATAATAACAGCCCGGTCAGCAACTTTCTGTAGGAAGCCGGACTTTGTTTCCAGTACCGGACAAAATCAAAAAAAGAGGTACGTTTCTTTTCAACAGGAGTTGTAACGGTATCTTTCCTGATGATGAATGTGAAAATAATCGCAGCCAATCCCGGAATAAATGCGATATAAAACAGCATTATATAATTGCCCGGGTAATAATATAAAAACAGCAGTGCCAGTGATGGACCAATGACAGCGCCTATCGTATCCCAGGAGCGATGGAAACCAAAAACACGGGCCTTATTCTCCTTTGTTGTTTCGTCAGAAAGCATGGCATCTCGTGCACCTGTGCGGATACCCTTGCCCAGCCTGTCGGTAGTACGTGCTGCAAATATCCACCAAGGCATCTGAAAGAATGCCATCATGGGTTTGGACAAGGCGCTTAATAAATAGCCTAGCCTGACAAATGGCAAGCGTTTACCCATATTATCAGACAATTTACCAAAGTACCCCTTACTTAAACCAGCCGTGGCTTCCGCTACTCCTTCCAATACACCTATCAAAGCAACAGAAAACCCTATACTCTGCAGGAAAACCGGCATAACAGGATACAACATTTCGCTGGCCATGTCTGTAAACATGCTCACAAGCGATAACATCCATATAGTTCTGGTAATAATGCGCATCGGGTCAAAGTTTCATGATACGTA encodes the following:
- a CDS encoding MFS transporter — its product is MRIITRTIWMLSLVSMFTDMASEMLYPVMPVFLQSIGFSVALIGVLEGVAEATAGLSKGYFGKLSDNMGKRLPFVRLGYLLSALSKPMMAFFQMPWWIFAARTTDRLGKGIRTGARDAMLSDETTKENKARVFGFHRSWDTIGAVIGPSLALLFLYYYPGNYIMLFYIAFIPGLAAIIFTFIIRKDTVTTPVEKKRTSFFDFVRYWKQSPASYRKLLTGLLLFALVNSSDVFLLLRAKDAGLNDTTVISVYVFYNLIYALFSYPVGVLADKLGLKNIFIFGLVLFVIVYFIMSGSLSFYFYMLAFLLYGIYAAATEGVAKAWITNIADKQDTATAIGTYTAFQSIAALLASSITGMLWYSYGAELAFIVTALATTGVIVYLMTVRRVV